From Streptomyces chrestomyceticus JCM 4735, one genomic window encodes:
- a CDS encoding tachylectin-related carbohydrate-binding protein, whose product MQRTRRRIRPALAAATVAASLALPLTASGAAVAAPATDTAPAQPRPASERTAMYARDHDGVLWQYGGTGWTLPPFQPRTRIGGGWDQYVKITSLGGTSADGTGDVAAVDKSGKLYFYEGSGNPSAPFKASQAIGYGWDRYTSITGAGDANNDGKNDLVARDADGGLYFYAGTGKPSAPFAPPVRVGGGWQVYDRLTTFGDGLLARDTDGVLWKYQATGSSDPSRPFESRVRVGGGWNVYADFVGIRDLDGDQLPDLAARDLDGNLSVYQGLRYHGEVVPNKAIPVGGGWNIYDLLF is encoded by the coding sequence ATGCAGCGCACCCGCCGTCGTATCCGCCCGGCCCTGGCCGCCGCCACCGTCGCGGCCTCGCTCGCCCTGCCGCTCACCGCCTCCGGCGCGGCCGTCGCGGCGCCGGCCACGGACACCGCGCCGGCGCAGCCCCGGCCCGCCTCGGAGCGTACGGCGATGTACGCCCGCGACCACGACGGCGTGCTGTGGCAGTACGGGGGCACGGGATGGACCCTTCCGCCGTTCCAGCCGCGGACGAGAATCGGCGGCGGCTGGGACCAGTACGTGAAGATCACCTCGCTCGGGGGGACGTCGGCCGACGGCACGGGGGACGTCGCGGCCGTCGACAAGAGCGGCAAGCTGTACTTCTACGAGGGCAGCGGCAACCCGTCCGCGCCGTTCAAGGCGTCGCAGGCCATCGGGTACGGCTGGGACCGGTACACCAGCATCACGGGTGCGGGCGACGCCAACAACGACGGCAAGAACGACCTCGTGGCCCGCGACGCCGACGGCGGCCTCTACTTCTACGCCGGTACGGGCAAGCCCTCCGCCCCGTTCGCGCCGCCGGTGCGAGTGGGCGGCGGCTGGCAGGTCTACGACCGCCTGACCACCTTCGGAGACGGCCTCCTGGCCCGCGACACGGACGGCGTGCTCTGGAAGTACCAGGCCACCGGCTCCAGTGACCCTTCCCGGCCCTTCGAGAGCCGGGTCCGCGTGGGCGGCGGCTGGAACGTCTACGCCGACTTCGTCGGCATCCGGGACCTGGACGGCGATCAGTTGCCCGACCTGGCCGCCCGCGACCTCGACGGCAACCTGTCGGTCTACCAGGGACTGCGCTACCACGGTGAGGTCGTTCCCAACAAGGCCATCCCGGTCGGCGGCGGCTGGAACATCTACGACCTCCTGTTCTGA
- a CDS encoding SCO6745 family protein: MDPNAVREVSLTINATHLFVYFIPETPEEAARLGVTEDGPAYFAFRSAPMGAVPWQVTLAAFYNFSPRSVQAMAGVWDTATPEQWQAARFAAVDRALRRVGVSLTAGQIAEARSLIDPVVASADYAGKTMAAANASVPLPADPLVALWQQITVLREWRGDAHFTVLAANGLGPCDCNVLQTATGHFPEAIARATRLWNDEEVAAATSRLVARGWLNADGTATAACVAAREQIEAETDEHCAALWTPIGDTDVRRLTSLIMPIHDAFTAARTYPFRVEMGDTQSAA; encoded by the coding sequence ATGGACCCGAACGCCGTCCGCGAGGTCAGCCTCACCATCAACGCGACCCACCTGTTCGTCTACTTCATCCCCGAGACACCGGAAGAGGCCGCCAGGCTGGGCGTGACCGAGGACGGACCGGCGTACTTCGCGTTCCGGTCAGCCCCGATGGGCGCAGTCCCGTGGCAGGTCACACTCGCGGCCTTCTACAACTTCAGCCCGCGGTCGGTGCAGGCCATGGCAGGCGTGTGGGACACAGCGACGCCGGAGCAGTGGCAGGCCGCTCGCTTCGCAGCCGTCGACCGTGCGTTGCGGCGCGTCGGCGTAAGCCTTACCGCCGGTCAGATCGCCGAGGCACGATCGCTGATCGACCCGGTCGTCGCGAGCGCCGACTACGCCGGGAAGACCATGGCTGCCGCCAACGCCTCGGTTCCCCTCCCGGCCGATCCGCTCGTCGCGCTGTGGCAGCAGATCACGGTGCTGCGCGAGTGGCGCGGCGACGCGCACTTCACCGTGCTCGCCGCCAACGGCCTCGGGCCGTGTGACTGCAACGTTCTGCAAACCGCGACAGGTCACTTCCCGGAAGCGATCGCACGTGCCACCCGGCTGTGGAACGACGAGGAGGTGGCTGCGGCAACGTCACGCCTCGTCGCACGCGGCTGGCTCAACGCCGACGGCACCGCTACCGCGGCCTGCGTCGCGGCGCGCGAGCAGATCGAGGCCGAGACCGACGAGCACTGCGCTGCCCTGTGGACGCCGATCGGCGACACCGACGTCCGTCGCCTCACCTCACTCATCATGCCGATCCACGACGCGTTCACCGCAGCCAGGACGTACCCCTTCCGCGTGGAGATGGGAGACACGCAGTCCGCCGCCTGA
- a CDS encoding GlsB/YeaQ/YmgE family stress response membrane protein yields the protein MSFLWAVIAGLVVGLLAKLVLPGRQPVPLWLTIILGMVGAVAGNALATAFGVRDTGGIDWIRHTFQVGIAAVLLAAITPLWAKRHT from the coding sequence GTGTCGTTCCTGTGGGCCGTCATCGCGGGGCTCGTCGTCGGGCTGCTGGCCAAGCTGGTCCTGCCCGGCCGGCAGCCCGTCCCCCTGTGGCTGACGATCATCCTGGGCATGGTCGGCGCCGTCGCCGGCAATGCGCTCGCCACCGCCTTCGGCGTGCGCGACACCGGCGGTATCGACTGGATCCGCCACACCTTCCAGGTCGGCATCGCGGCCGTCCTGCTCGCCGCCATCACCCCGCTGTGGGCCAAGCGGCACACCTGA
- a CDS encoding serine hydrolase domain-containing protein, translated as MTPCSRTIRRLATTGVALAALVTAPAATAVPGPSAPRASPSTRGPAAVRALLATLPDRVTDAALVRVAGRGLQPPYTGRAGRVAAGGRFPVGSVTKVFTDAVVLQLVAEGRIGIDEPVRPRLPEVIPAAYAGVTARQLLDHTSDLPRPARVPLDPYAVVAASFAADATAHPGRIPAPGTVQQYNGLNSFVAGLLVEQVTGRPFVRELDRRILRPLGLRHTGLSEDPVIAWAWSEGGLVSTPADLDTFLRALLEGRLLPPGRQRHLFEVPAVPSAPENTSCPTSAACFSAGGLMRIDLNGVEVWGKTGSSGGWTSGVFASAGQHRRSVHLLRPGAAATSAQQRARVEAVVKAALLG; from the coding sequence ATGACCCCGTGTTCTCGCACCATCCGCCGTCTGGCCACCACCGGCGTAGCACTGGCTGCACTGGTCACCGCCCCCGCGGCCACGGCCGTGCCCGGCCCGTCTGCCCCGCGTGCCTCTCCCAGCACCCGTGGCCCGGCCGCCGTGAGGGCGCTGCTGGCCACCTTGCCCGACCGGGTGACGGACGCGGCCTTGGTGCGGGTGGCCGGCCGGGGCCTGCAGCCTCCGTATACCGGGAGAGCCGGGCGGGTGGCGGCGGGCGGGCGTTTCCCGGTGGGCAGCGTGACCAAAGTCTTCACCGACGCCGTGGTGCTCCAGTTGGTCGCCGAAGGCCGGATCGGCATCGACGAGCCCGTCCGTCCCCGTCTGCCCGAGGTGATTCCGGCCGCCTACGCGGGCGTGACGGCGCGTCAGCTTTTGGACCACACCAGCGACCTGCCCCGCCCGGCCCGGGTGCCACTGGACCCGTACGCGGTGGTGGCCGCCTCCTTCGCCGCGGACGCGACGGCGCATCCCGGCCGGATCCCGGCTCCCGGAACCGTCCAGCAGTACAACGGGCTGAACAGCTTCGTAGCCGGCCTGCTGGTGGAGCAGGTCACCGGCCGCCCCTTCGTCCGCGAGCTCGACCGGCGGATCCTGCGCCCGCTGGGCCTGCGCCACACTGGGCTCTCCGAAGATCCAGTAATCGCATGGGCCTGGTCGGAGGGCGGGCTGGTCTCCACCCCGGCCGACCTCGACACGTTCCTCAGAGCGCTGCTGGAGGGCAGGCTCCTGCCACCAGGCCGGCAGCGGCACCTCTTCGAAGTGCCCGCGGTGCCCAGCGCGCCCGAGAACACCAGCTGCCCCACGTCCGCGGCCTGCTTCAGCGCCGGCGGGCTGATGAGGATCGACCTGAACGGAGTCGAGGTGTGGGGCAAAACCGGCTCCAGCGGCGGCTGGACCAGCGGCGTCTTCGCGAGCGCGGGCCAGCACCGCCGGTCGGTCCACCTGTTGCGGCCCGGCGCTGCGGCCACCTCCGCACAGCAGCGGGCCCGCGTCGAGGCAGTGGTCAAGGCGGCCCTGCTCGGGTGA